From Granulicella sp. WH15, the proteins below share one genomic window:
- a CDS encoding TetR/AcrR family transcriptional regulator, whose amino-acid sequence MSESDSKSVDPRIRRSRLLLQEALLRLLKRKTFEDVSIQDVAEEATVNRATFYAHYPDKYALLECTTASRFQELLDERGVVFDGTCSTALRMMLVGICDYLEATRAMQCGEQLSMDPHLESAITRVVRQIILSSLKKQSWTSSISTEMTAATVTWALYGAAKEWVRTPNRVPAERIADDISRVVFPLLQPESARANFARTE is encoded by the coding sequence ATGAGCGAATCTGATTCTAAGAGCGTTGACCCGCGGATTAGACGCAGCCGTTTGCTTCTGCAGGAAGCGCTTCTGCGGTTGCTAAAGCGCAAGACCTTTGAAGATGTATCGATTCAGGACGTAGCTGAGGAAGCTACCGTCAATCGTGCGACTTTCTATGCCCACTACCCAGACAAGTACGCGCTGCTCGAATGCACCACGGCATCCCGTTTTCAGGAGCTACTGGATGAACGGGGTGTGGTCTTTGACGGTACTTGCAGCACTGCTCTGCGGATGATGCTGGTCGGCATTTGCGACTATCTTGAGGCGACCCGGGCAATGCAGTGTGGCGAGCAACTATCGATGGATCCCCATTTGGAGTCCGCTATCACACGCGTTGTCCGGCAAATAATCCTCAGCAGCCTCAAGAAGCAATCTTGGACAAGTTCTATCTCTACAGAAATGACCGCGGCAACCGTGACCTGGGCGCTCTACGGGGCTGCGAAGGAGTGGGTTCGAACCCCCAACAGAGTGCCAGCGGAAAGAATTGCCGACGACATCTCGCGGGTTGTGTTCCCCTTGCTCCAGCCTGAAAGTGCAAGGGCCAACTTCGCAAGAACAGAGTGA
- a CDS encoding YceI family protein, which produces MMTRLRITMLALLAASTFPAIAQNTWTIDPVHSQANFEVRHLSVTTVRGAITNVTGTVVWDPKDPSKDKVDAVLDATTVNSGNAYRDKDVRGETLFNIEKFPTLTFKSTSASRSGKGVKVTGELTLAGVTKTVVLDVVGPAAPQKGQQGGLVTGLEATTTIKRADFNFGSKYPNAVVSDEVKITLDVEMDQK; this is translated from the coding sequence ATGATGACGAGACTACGTATCACGATGCTGGCGCTCCTTGCAGCATCGACCTTCCCAGCAATTGCCCAGAACACCTGGACGATCGACCCTGTTCATTCCCAAGCCAACTTTGAGGTCCGCCATCTCTCCGTGACTACCGTCCGTGGCGCCATCACGAACGTCACGGGGACGGTTGTATGGGACCCCAAGGACCCCTCCAAGGACAAAGTAGATGCTGTCCTTGACGCGACCACTGTCAATTCAGGCAACGCCTATCGCGACAAGGATGTACGAGGTGAAACCCTCTTCAATATCGAGAAGTTCCCTACCCTCACCTTCAAATCCACTTCCGCGTCACGCTCTGGTAAAGGAGTAAAAGTTACCGGCGAGTTGACGTTGGCGGGTGTGACCAAAACCGTTGTACTTGATGTCGTCGGACCAGCTGCACCGCAGAAGGGCCAGCAGGGAGGGTTGGTCACCGGCCTCGAGGCAACGACAACCATCAAACGCGCAGACTTTAACTTTGGCAGCAAATACCCAAATGCCGTTGTCAGCGATGAAGTGAAGATCACTCTCGACGTTGAAATGGATCAGAAGTAA
- a CDS encoding nuclear transport factor 2 family protein, whose amino-acid sequence MTDERAVQQVLAKYVRGSDARDGAAVAAQFAPNGRVEIFYSNSGKLEPLGELVGQDAIAGAVAHMMSPHPPRGWSHHTTHDPIIEINGDEAQMDAQFIVFSVIGKERPSTGWPEGATGAQGTVTPIESGYYRPTLRRIDGVWKFETLRIVLDMPVAFPG is encoded by the coding sequence ATGACTGACGAACGAGCGGTACAGCAGGTTTTGGCTAAATATGTACGTGGATCGGATGCAAGGGATGGGGCTGCAGTGGCCGCACAATTCGCTCCAAATGGCCGAGTAGAAATTTTCTACAGCAACTCGGGCAAGCTCGAACCCCTTGGAGAGTTGGTCGGACAGGACGCGATCGCCGGCGCTGTGGCCCATATGATGAGTCCTCATCCCCCACGTGGCTGGAGTCACCATACGACACATGACCCAATCATCGAGATCAACGGGGATGAGGCGCAGATGGACGCACAATTTATTGTGTTCAGCGTGATCGGCAAAGAACGTCCTTCCACCGGATGGCCAGAAGGCGCGACCGGCGCACAGGGAACCGTAACTCCGATCGAATCGGGATACTATCGCCCCACGCTACGCCGTATCGATGGCGTCTGGAAATTCGAGACGCTGCGCATTGTTCTCGATATGCCCGTGGCGTTTCCAGGATAG
- a CDS encoding NADP-dependent oxidoreductase, protein MKAIIYRQYGGPEVLEFTEVPEPKLSQTNVLIRVKAAALNPADHVLQEGLGDSIMDAWFPVIPGWDVAGIVEHAGAGVSEFVPGDEVIGFVREEILRHGTYAEKVSAGVSSFVRKPRNATWAHAAALPLAGLTAYQAIVDALNIREGETLLIHGASGGVGSIAAQIALSRGAKVVGSASESNHSYLRSIGVEPVVYGDRLVEDVRKIIPSGVDAIFDCVGRGVLSLNAQLGRAGVRACSIAGAAPDTKTVFARANQQDLMKLVELVESGALVVPIAATYPLANAAIAQQALRNGRNAPGKVVLEVDG, encoded by the coding sequence ATGAAAGCAATTATTTATCGACAGTACGGCGGCCCTGAAGTTTTGGAGTTCACAGAGGTCCCCGAGCCGAAACTTTCGCAGACTAATGTTTTAATTCGTGTGAAAGCAGCCGCGCTAAATCCTGCCGACCACGTCCTACAGGAGGGACTGGGCGACAGCATCATGGACGCGTGGTTTCCTGTGATTCCAGGCTGGGACGTAGCCGGTATTGTGGAACACGCGGGAGCCGGCGTTTCGGAGTTCGTCCCTGGAGATGAGGTAATCGGCTTTGTGCGAGAAGAGATCCTGCGGCATGGCACCTATGCTGAAAAGGTATCGGCCGGCGTGTCATCCTTCGTCCGAAAACCGCGCAATGCCACATGGGCGCACGCTGCTGCTCTACCGCTTGCGGGCCTTACCGCCTACCAGGCGATTGTGGATGCGCTTAACATCCGGGAAGGCGAAACATTGCTGATTCATGGCGCTTCGGGAGGTGTCGGTTCCATTGCAGCGCAGATCGCGCTATCCCGAGGAGCGAAGGTGGTCGGTTCCGCTTCAGAGAGCAATCATAGCTATCTACGCTCGATCGGCGTGGAACCGGTTGTGTATGGGGACCGACTCGTCGAAGATGTCCGCAAAATCATCCCCTCGGGCGTCGATGCCATCTTCGACTGCGTGGGACGTGGAGTTCTTTCCCTCAATGCGCAGCTTGGCCGAGCGGGCGTCCGCGCGTGCTCAATCGCTGGAGCTGCGCCGGATACAAAAACGGTGTTTGCGCGCGCCAATCAGCAAGATCTGATGAAGCTTGTCGAACTTGTTGAATCAGGCGCCCTTGTTGTTCCTATAGCCGCAACCTACCCACTCGCCAATGCTGCTATTGCTCAGCAGGCACTTCGAAACGGAAGGAATGCTCCCGGCAAGGTCGTACTGGAAGTAGATGGATAG
- a CDS encoding glycoside hydrolase family 27 protein: MTTKTAIPTVHRFPGSLLLIFLISLLPVCRTAYGAEPDFVPTSLAATPPMGWNSWNHFGKAISASDVQRVSDALVSSGMRNAGYVYVNIDDGWQGQRDAAGQLHGNDRFPDIKGLAQYVHARGLKLGIYSTPGVKSCAGFEGSAGHEDQDARTFAEWGVDFLKYDVCSFREELAEKAQGDPVVAQEMMRAAYLKMHLALEKAGRPILLSISQHGMSSVWAWAPSIGIHMWRTGDDVRDRYESITEIGFAQAGLARFSGPGHWNDPDMLEIGNKGLDLDEARTQMSLWSLLAAPLLAGNDPSATTPEMLAVLTNCGSIAIDQDPAGKQADRLLAQGPVEIWSRDLEDGSKAVGIFNRNAGASWMTLDLSLLGWASTGPVKDIWRDTTLPPLSPSQKFLIPRHGVVLLRVSPSAR, from the coding sequence ATGACCACCAAGACTGCCATCCCAACAGTACATCGTTTCCCTGGGTCTCTCCTGCTGATCTTCCTCATCTCCCTACTACCTGTGTGCCGCACCGCCTACGGTGCTGAGCCGGACTTCGTACCGACCTCCCTCGCGGCCACCCCGCCCATGGGGTGGAACAGTTGGAATCATTTCGGCAAAGCTATCTCTGCAAGTGATGTCCAGAGAGTGTCCGATGCTCTCGTGTCATCAGGCATGCGGAACGCAGGCTACGTCTATGTGAACATTGACGACGGCTGGCAGGGGCAGAGAGATGCTGCAGGGCAATTGCACGGAAACGACCGCTTCCCCGATATCAAAGGTCTCGCTCAATATGTCCACGCTCGTGGACTAAAACTGGGTATTTACTCCACTCCTGGCGTCAAGTCCTGCGCCGGTTTTGAAGGAAGCGCGGGACACGAAGACCAAGACGCTCGGACTTTCGCAGAATGGGGCGTTGACTTTCTCAAGTACGACGTCTGTAGCTTCCGGGAAGAGCTAGCGGAAAAAGCTCAGGGAGACCCGGTGGTGGCACAAGAGATGATGAGAGCCGCCTACCTCAAGATGCATCTGGCCCTCGAAAAAGCCGGCAGACCTATCCTCTTGAGCATCAGCCAGCACGGCATGTCGAGCGTCTGGGCCTGGGCACCCTCGATCGGCATCCACATGTGGAGAACCGGAGACGACGTTCGGGACAGGTACGAAAGTATCACCGAGATAGGTTTCGCGCAGGCCGGACTTGCCAGATTCTCCGGCCCCGGCCATTGGAACGACCCCGACATGTTGGAGATCGGCAACAAAGGTCTGGACCTTGATGAAGCCAGAACCCAGATGTCTCTATGGAGCCTTCTGGCCGCTCCGCTCCTGGCGGGAAACGATCCCTCGGCTACAACTCCTGAGATGCTCGCGGTCCTGACGAATTGCGGATCGATTGCGATCGATCAGGACCCTGCAGGAAAGCAGGCGGACAGGTTGCTGGCTCAGGGACCGGTCGAGATATGGTCACGCGACCTCGAGGATGGTTCCAAGGCGGTTGGGATCTTCAACCGTAACGCAGGGGCAAGTTGGATGACGTTGGACCTGAGTCTGCTCGGATGGGCATCAACAGGACCGGTAAAGGATATATGGCGGGACACGACTCTCCCTCCGCTCTCCCCATCTCAAAAATTTCTTATTCCGCGACACGGCGTCGTTCTGCTACGGGTGAGTCCCTCAGCACGTTAG
- a CDS encoding TonB-dependent receptor: protein MLIAPGMFAQTAQITGSVTDTSGALVQRAHVTVHDLDTNVVTWLETNTGGNYEAAALPPGRYTVLAEASGFQSTEKTGITLFVDTPVRVDFKLQPGGSNQTVTVTDSDLTQENNAEIATEISGKQYLELPLEQVGRIRSPTSFVYLAPGVQGNLQLNGQEYTGATNVIAVHGSNIWNTELLVDGIPGGQTRIIGNYTESSPAVDAMREFKITTTQLPADYGHTGAAVGSFAVKSGTNQWHGSIYEYFRNNALDSNNWLAKHGGNQLAPTHQNEFGATIGGPLSIPHLYNGRDRTFFFFAYGGSRKSGADTFDTAQVPTPQELQGDFSTYSRKIYDPATTAPNPKGTGFVRTQFPSNKITHFDPLAQQLLKLFPSPNQPTGSTVNYGNWDGEVLLNPDTYTAKVDEEIRPNHRVSVTYIRTYIPRLETTSPLPEPLTTGIHQLVGSHTARVAYNWILSSSLLNQLVFGFNRFTNLQNPTADASSYPEAQPLTKITGGLFPSITFTNGYATIGNISSSNQAENDFVYRDALSWTVRKHSIRFGGEFRAAQYNDNNPIQPTSTYGFATLETANPQSTGGTGDGFASFLLGQVETASIAYSSPLHTRKHYTGFFVQDDWKATTKLTVNLGLRYEWSGAPTEKDNRTSIVSLTTPNPGAGNLPGALVFAGPPPVGIGKSNLFPTDYTGIGPRFGFAYQVHPGIVLRGGYGIYYSDILPNTALSQVGFQVATSFSTPNNGVNPAFVFSQGPNVNLPQGPNLSPTAGNGQNQAYYGPHVDAMPRTQQWSLSLQHQLTPNLLLELAYVGVHNTRQVAPNMVNINQVDPKYLALGTLLTESATSSDAKKASIVLPYSGFTGSVAQALRPYPQYTTLTSQAAKVGASEYNGGEAIIRKRTSFGLALNANYTFSKNMGYNNPTLAGNGGVNNSLQNQYNPRAEWSLMEQDVHHALNLYYTYELPFNLKQQPTFASSLASHLANGWAVSGIQRYQSGFPIEITATNNLAIFNSHLRPNLVPGADPLTHISNGKLNPTDPSMDSIFNKAAFTDPVDSFGNLPPSSSNIRNFPVLSESFAVTKHTQLTEHLDWIFYTQFFNAFNRHRFTTIGANADNASFGIPSNVSMPRQIQFGTRFLF, encoded by the coding sequence ATGCTGATCGCCCCAGGCATGTTCGCGCAGACAGCTCAGATCACCGGCTCTGTTACCGACACCAGCGGGGCTTTGGTGCAACGCGCTCATGTGACAGTGCACGACCTTGATACTAACGTGGTGACTTGGCTTGAGACGAACACAGGCGGCAACTACGAGGCTGCCGCACTTCCACCCGGACGATATACGGTGTTGGCCGAAGCTTCGGGTTTCCAATCGACGGAAAAGACCGGCATCACTCTCTTTGTAGATACCCCAGTCCGCGTCGACTTCAAGCTACAGCCTGGCGGAAGCAACCAAACCGTCACGGTTACGGATTCCGATCTGACCCAGGAAAACAATGCCGAGATCGCGACCGAGATCAGCGGCAAACAATACCTTGAGCTTCCGCTTGAACAGGTGGGCCGCATTCGAAGCCCAACCTCGTTTGTATATCTCGCGCCGGGCGTGCAGGGCAACTTGCAACTCAACGGCCAGGAATATACGGGAGCTACCAACGTCATCGCTGTGCATGGCAGCAATATCTGGAACACCGAACTCCTGGTCGACGGTATACCGGGCGGCCAAACCCGTATCATCGGCAACTACACCGAATCCTCTCCTGCCGTCGATGCGATGCGTGAGTTCAAGATCACCACGACGCAACTTCCCGCGGACTACGGCCACACGGGCGCCGCGGTTGGCAGCTTTGCGGTTAAGTCTGGAACGAACCAGTGGCATGGCTCGATCTATGAATACTTCCGCAACAACGCCCTCGACTCAAACAACTGGCTGGCCAAGCACGGCGGAAACCAACTGGCTCCAACCCATCAAAATGAGTTCGGCGCGACAATAGGCGGACCTCTCTCGATCCCGCACCTTTACAACGGTCGAGATCGCACCTTCTTCTTCTTTGCCTACGGCGGGTCCAGAAAAAGCGGAGCTGACACTTTCGACACCGCGCAGGTGCCGACGCCTCAGGAGCTTCAGGGAGATTTCAGCACCTATAGCCGGAAGATCTACGATCCCGCGACGACCGCCCCCAATCCCAAGGGAACTGGTTTTGTACGCACTCAATTCCCGAGCAACAAGATTACCCACTTCGATCCGCTTGCCCAGCAGCTCTTGAAGCTGTTTCCAAGTCCAAACCAGCCGACGGGCAGCACCGTGAACTATGGCAACTGGGATGGGGAGGTTCTTCTCAATCCCGATACCTACACCGCGAAGGTCGATGAGGAGATCCGGCCCAATCATCGTGTAAGCGTAACTTACATTCGAACCTATATCCCCCGCCTCGAAACCACGTCGCCGCTTCCTGAGCCGCTCACAACAGGTATCCATCAACTCGTCGGCTCGCACACAGCTCGCGTTGCGTACAACTGGATCCTATCAAGCAGCCTCCTGAATCAGCTTGTGTTTGGATTCAACCGCTTCACCAACCTGCAGAATCCCACTGCTGACGCCAGTAGCTATCCGGAGGCACAGCCCCTCACCAAGATCACTGGAGGTCTGTTTCCCTCGATAACCTTCACCAACGGCTACGCGACGATCGGTAACATCAGTTCCAGCAATCAGGCCGAAAACGACTTCGTATACCGCGATGCCCTCTCGTGGACTGTGAGGAAACATAGCATTCGCTTCGGAGGAGAGTTCCGGGCCGCACAATACAACGACAACAACCCGATTCAGCCGACCAGCACCTATGGATTCGCTACTCTTGAGACGGCGAATCCTCAGAGCACCGGTGGCACGGGGGATGGGTTCGCGAGCTTTCTGTTAGGCCAGGTAGAAACTGCATCCATTGCGTATTCCAGTCCTCTGCATACCAGGAAGCACTACACCGGGTTCTTTGTGCAGGACGATTGGAAGGCGACGACGAAGCTGACTGTGAACCTTGGACTCCGTTATGAATGGTCCGGCGCACCGACCGAGAAGGACAATCGAACCAGCATCGTGAGCCTTACGACACCGAATCCGGGAGCTGGCAACCTGCCTGGCGCTCTTGTCTTCGCTGGACCTCCTCCTGTCGGAATCGGCAAGTCCAATCTCTTCCCGACAGACTACACCGGCATCGGTCCACGCTTTGGTTTCGCCTATCAGGTGCATCCCGGCATCGTACTTCGTGGCGGCTACGGAATCTACTACAGTGACATCCTGCCCAATACGGCGCTTTCACAGGTTGGGTTTCAGGTGGCTACCAGCTTCTCGACTCCGAACAACGGTGTAAATCCCGCATTTGTGTTCAGCCAGGGGCCGAATGTGAATCTCCCTCAAGGCCCGAATCTTTCGCCAACCGCCGGAAACGGCCAAAATCAAGCGTACTACGGGCCTCATGTCGACGCCATGCCCCGTACACAGCAATGGAGTCTTAGCCTTCAGCATCAACTGACGCCGAATCTTCTGCTTGAGTTGGCTTACGTGGGCGTGCATAACACGCGGCAGGTAGCACCGAATATGGTCAACATCAACCAGGTCGACCCGAAATATCTCGCGTTAGGCACACTGCTCACGGAGTCAGCGACTTCATCTGATGCGAAGAAGGCCAGCATCGTGCTGCCTTACTCAGGGTTCACCGGATCGGTGGCGCAGGCCCTTCGCCCCTATCCCCAGTACACGACGCTCACCTCTCAGGCGGCCAAGGTGGGAGCGTCAGAATACAACGGTGGCGAGGCTATTATCCGCAAACGCACCTCGTTCGGTCTGGCTCTGAATGCCAACTACACCTTCTCGAAGAACATGGGTTACAACAACCCCACGTTGGCCGGAAACGGAGGCGTCAACAACTCCCTGCAGAACCAGTACAACCCTCGGGCGGAGTGGTCTCTCATGGAGCAGGACGTTCACCATGCGCTAAACCTGTACTACACCTATGAGCTACCCTTCAACTTGAAACAACAGCCTACCTTTGCTTCGAGCCTTGCCTCGCATCTTGCCAACGGCTGGGCAGTCTCCGGCATTCAGCGCTACCAGAGCGGCTTCCCGATCGAGATAACAGCTACGAACAATCTGGCCATCTTCAATAGCCATCTGAGGCCTAACCTGGTTCCAGGTGCCGACCCATTGACCCATATCTCGAATGGGAAACTGAACCCGACTGATCCCTCCATGGACAGCATCTTCAATAAGGCGGCGTTCACCGACCCCGTCGATTCATTCGGCAATCTCCCCCCGTCGTCTTCAAACATCCGCAACTTTCCGGTACTGTCGGAGAGCTTTGCGGTCACTAAACATACGCAACTCACGGAACACTTGGATTGGATCTTCTATACCCAGTTCTTCAACGCGTTCAACCGGCATCGCTTCACAACGATCGGGGCGAACGCTGACAATGCCAGCTTCGGCATCCCGAGCAATGTAAGCATGCCAAGGCAGATTCAATTCGGGACGCGGTTTCTGTTCTAA